A genomic region of Ursus arctos isolate Adak ecotype North America unplaced genomic scaffold, UrsArc2.0 scaffold_8, whole genome shotgun sequence contains the following coding sequences:
- the EMX1 gene encoding homeobox protein EMX1, producing the protein MCLAGCTPRTAAAPGRGALPRARLPRSALATATMFQPTAKRGFTIESLVAKDGGTGGGTGGGGAGSHPLAAAASEEPLRPTALNYPHPGAAEAAFVSGFPAAAAAAAAAGAGRSLYGGPELVFPEAMNHPALTVHPAHQLGASPLQPPHSFFGAQHRDPLHFYPWVLRNRFFGHRFQASDVPQDGLLLHGPFARKPKRIRTAFSPSQLLRLERAFEKNHYVVGAERKQLAGSLSLSETQVKVWFQNRRTKYKRQKLEEEGPESEQKKKGSHHINRWRIATKQANGEDIDVTSND; encoded by the exons atgtgcctgGCTGGGTGCACACCCCGCACGGCGGCGGCGCCAGGACGCGGAGCGCTCCCCAGAGCCCGGCTGCCTCGCTCGGCTCTGGCGACCGCGACCATGTTCCAGCCCACAGCCAAGCGCGGCTTTACCATCGAGTCCTTGGTAGCCAAGGACGGCGGCACCGGCGGGGGCACTGGCGGCGGGGGCGCCGGCTCCCATCCCCTGGCGGCGGCCGCCTCGGAGGAGCCACTCCGGCCCACCGCGCTCAATTACCCTCACCCCGGCGCGGCCGAGGCGGCCTTCGTGAGCGGcttccccgccgccgccgccgccgccgccgccgcgggcgCCGGTCGCTCGCTGTACGGTGGGCCCGAGCTTGTGTTCCCCGAGGCCATGAACCACCCCGCGCTGACCGTGCACCCGGCGCACCAGCTGGGCGCCTCCCCGCTGCAGCCCCCGCACTCCTTCTTCGGCGCCCAGCACCGGGACCCTCTGCACTTCTACCCCTGGGTCCTGCGGAACCGCTTCTTCGGCCACCGCTTCCAGG CGAGCGACGTGCCCCAGGACGGGCTGCTTCTGCACGGCCCCTTCGCGCGCAAGCCCAAGCGGATCCGCACGGCCTTCTCGCCCTCGCAGCTCCTGCGGCTGGAGCGCGCCTTCGAGAAGAACCACTACGTGGTGGGCGCCGAGCGGAAGCAGCTGGCCGGCAGCCTCAGCCTCTCGGAGACGCAG GTGAAGGTGTGGTTCCAGAACCGGAGGACAAAGTACAAGCGgcagaagctggaggaagaggggcCCGAGTCTGAGCAGAAGAAGAAGGGCTCCCACCACATCAACCGGTGGCGCATTGCCACGAAGCAGGCCAACGGGGAGGACATCGATGTCACCTCCAATGACTAG